The following are encoded together in the Salvelinus fontinalis isolate EN_2023a chromosome 38, ASM2944872v1, whole genome shotgun sequence genome:
- the LOC129837110 gene encoding phospholemman-like isoform X4, whose protein sequence is MANISALLLLTFASLVFAEEQKEMEEEDPFTFDYHRLRVGGLILAAVLCLIGITILFSGHCRCKFNQDKRRRSGSNAAQPLNDQARASEC, encoded by the exons ATGGCAAATATCTCTGCTTTGCTTTTATTGACAT TTGCGTCCCTTGTGTTCGCAGAGGAGCAGAAAGAAA tggaggaggaggatccATTTACCTTTG ATTATCACAGGCTACGTGTTGGGGGGTTGATCCTGGCAGCAGTTCTGTGTCTGATCGGCATCACCATCCTCTTCA GCGGACACTGCAGATGCAAGTTCAACCAGGACAAAAG GAGGAGGTCAGGAAGCAACGCCGCCCAGCCACTCAACGACCAAG CTCGGGCCAGTGAGTGCTAG
- the LOC129837110 gene encoding phospholemman-like isoform X1: protein MILQMEGSGPAVEEWVKESLKMANISALLLLTSVASLVFAEEQKEMEEEDPFTFDYHRLRVGGLILAAVLCLIGITILFSGHCRCKFNQDKRRRSGSNAAQPLNDQARASEC, encoded by the exons ATGATACTGCAGATGGAGGGATCTGGACCCGCTGTAGAGGAATGG GTGAAAGAGAGTTTGAAGATGGCAAATATCTCTGCTTTGCTTTTATTGACAT CAGTTGCGTCCCTTGTGTTCGCAGAGGAGCAGAAAGAAA tggaggaggaggatccATTTACCTTTG ATTATCACAGGCTACGTGTTGGGGGGTTGATCCTGGCAGCAGTTCTGTGTCTGATCGGCATCACCATCCTCTTCA GCGGACACTGCAGATGCAAGTTCAACCAGGACAAAAG GAGGAGGTCAGGAAGCAACGCCGCCCAGCCACTCAACGACCAAG CTCGGGCCAGTGAGTGCTAG
- the LOC129837110 gene encoding phospholemman-like isoform X2: MILQMEGSGPAVEEWVKESLKMANISALLLLTFASLVFAEEQKEMEEEDPFTFDYHRLRVGGLILAAVLCLIGITILFSGHCRCKFNQDKRRRSGSNAAQPLNDQARASEC, from the exons ATGATACTGCAGATGGAGGGATCTGGACCCGCTGTAGAGGAATGG GTGAAAGAGAGTTTGAAGATGGCAAATATCTCTGCTTTGCTTTTATTGACAT TTGCGTCCCTTGTGTTCGCAGAGGAGCAGAAAGAAA tggaggaggaggatccATTTACCTTTG ATTATCACAGGCTACGTGTTGGGGGGTTGATCCTGGCAGCAGTTCTGTGTCTGATCGGCATCACCATCCTCTTCA GCGGACACTGCAGATGCAAGTTCAACCAGGACAAAAG GAGGAGGTCAGGAAGCAACGCCGCCCAGCCACTCAACGACCAAG CTCGGGCCAGTGAGTGCTAG
- the LOC129837110 gene encoding phospholemman-like isoform X3, with translation MANISALLLLTSVASLVFAEEQKEMEEEDPFTFDYHRLRVGGLILAAVLCLIGITILFSGHCRCKFNQDKRRRSGSNAAQPLNDQARASEC, from the exons ATGGCAAATATCTCTGCTTTGCTTTTATTGACAT CAGTTGCGTCCCTTGTGTTCGCAGAGGAGCAGAAAGAAA tggaggaggaggatccATTTACCTTTG ATTATCACAGGCTACGTGTTGGGGGGTTGATCCTGGCAGCAGTTCTGTGTCTGATCGGCATCACCATCCTCTTCA GCGGACACTGCAGATGCAAGTTCAACCAGGACAAAAG GAGGAGGTCAGGAAGCAACGCCGCCCAGCCACTCAACGACCAAG CTCGGGCCAGTGAGTGCTAG